The following nucleotide sequence is from Nitrospinota bacterium.
CGCCCCGGTCTGCCACGGCGACGGCGGTGGAGGACGTGGAGCTTTTGATCCTCACCAGGGGGAGCTTTGAGACGTTGCTCAATGAAAATCCATACGTGGGGGTGAAGATACTGCGGAACATCGCAAAGGCCCTTTCGCGCAGGCTTCGGTTCACCTCCGGCCGGTTCGCCGACGTTTTCAAGTGAAATAGATGAAATTCGCCGTAATAGTATTTCCGGGCTCCAATTGCGATCACGACTGCTACCACGCCCTCAAGCACGACCTTGGGGTGGACGTGGAGTTCGTGTGGCACACGGAGCGCTCTTTGGACGGATACGACATGGTGACGCTTCCCGGGGGATTCTCCTATGGGGATTACCTGCGGGCAGGCGCCATCGCGCGGTTTTCGCCTGTGATGGGGGCCGTGGAGCGGTTCGCAAAAAGGGGCGGGCCGGTGCTGGGGATATGCAACGGTTTCCAGATTCTCACGGAAGCGGGCCTGCTGCCGGGGGCGCTGGCGCATAACGAGCATATGAAGTTCATATGCAAGGACGTCCACGCGCGGGTGGAGACTTCCAATTCGTTCGCCACCGGGGGGATTGAAAAGGGAAAGGTCCTGCGCATCCCCGTCGCCCACATGGAGGGGCGGTACACCGCCCCGGATGAGACATTAAAGAAGCTTTTGGACGAAGACAGGGTATTATTAAGATATTGTGAAAAAGACGGGCGGGTGACCGGCGAGGCCAACCCGAACGGTTCGGCGATGAACATAGCCGGAGTTCTTTCTGAAAAACGCAACGTGGCCGGCATGATGCCGCATCCGGAAA
It contains:
- the purQ gene encoding phosphoribosylformylglycinamidine synthase subunit PurQ encodes the protein MKFAVIVFPGSNCDHDCYHALKHDLGVDVEFVWHTERSLDGYDMVTLPGGFSYGDYLRAGAIARFSPVMGAVERFAKRGGPVLGICNGFQILTEAGLLPGALAHNEHMKFICKDVHARVETSNSFATGGIEKGKVLRIPVAHMEGRYTAPDETLKKLLDEDRVLLRYCEKDGRVTGEANPNGSAMNIAGVLSEKRNVAGMMPHPERVCESALGGTDGLAVFESIISSLSAV